A region of the Exiguobacterium aurantiacum DSM 6208 genome:
GGCTCTTCTCGGCGGCGATGCGCTGTGCTTCCGTGTGATAGAAGATGGCCGGCGCATATTGCGTACCACGGTCCTGGAACTGCCCATCGGCGTCGGTCGGGTCCGTTTGGATCCAGTAGAGTTCCAATAAGCGTTCATAAGCGAACAGTGACGGGTCGTATGTGATCTCGACGACCTCGTAGTGACCGGTCGTACCGGTCTTCACTTGCTCATACGTCGGGTCGTCGACGTGTCCGCCCGTATAGCCGGATACGATTCCTTCAATCCCAGGTAGTTCCTCGAACGGGGTGACCATGCACCAAAAACAGCCGCCCGCGAATGTTGCTTTTTCCATCTAAAAAATCCCCCTCTGTACTCATTGTCCAAATAAAAACGCCCATGTCATCGACATGAGCGTTCTGTCATATCGTCCAAGGCAGCGCCTTGCTGGAAGTAGCACCTTGCGTAGGCAGGTTGCTGTGAAGTCATAGAGCCAGGTCTCTCGTTCACTCAAGATATCGATATGTAGTTGGTGACAGCATCATACCATCCCGCCTGAATCGACGTCAACGGTTTGGATGTCGCTTGAGCTTATAGAGCGTGGCGCCGACGATGAAACAAAGGAGCAGGAGCGACAAAAACGGCGCGTACGGGACATCGTTCCCGTATAACTGCAGAAAGAACAGCGCGAAAACCGACAGTAAGACGAAAAGATAGGAACGAGACATGGGAACCTCCGTGATCGTTTCCTCTAGTGTATCAAGTCGCTCGTCCTTTGGCGACAAAAAGAGGGAATCGGACACGAGTGGCGAATACCGGACTATCGACCGAAGGAGGGACTTACATGACAGACCAAATTGATTTGTTAGAGTTGGATATCGAGACCGCCCATCGCGGATATAAAGAAGGAACGTTCACGGCCCGTGACGTGACGGCGTATTATTTGAGCCGAATCGCAGAGTGGAACGATACGCTGCACGCTGTCCTTCAAGTGAACCCGGATGCGTTGTTCGAGGCGGAGGCTTGTGATCGCGCCTACCGGAAAGGGGTACGCCTGCCGCTCCTCGGCATCCCGGTGCTCATCAAAGACAACGTCGAGACGGACGGGCTAATGAAAACGACGGCGGGAGCGATGGCTCTTTCGGATCATTTCGCGCGTCGAGACGCCGATCTCGTGCGGCGCTTGCGTGAAAAC
Encoded here:
- the msrA gene encoding peptide-methionine (S)-S-oxide reductase MsrA, translated to MEKATFAGGCFWCMVTPFEELPGIEGIVSGYTGGHVDDPTYEQVKTGTTGHYEVVEITYDPSLFAYERLLELYWIQTDPTDADGQFQDRGTQYAPAIFYHTEAQRIAAEKSRDELAASGRFKDPIVTKILPADTFYPAEEYHQDFHKKNPAHYKADRKQSGRDAFIDVAWKG